One Nicotiana sylvestris chromosome 12, ASM39365v2, whole genome shotgun sequence genomic window carries:
- the LOC104219975 gene encoding NAC domain-containing protein 6-like — protein MEFALPGFRFHPTEEELLQFYLKNKVLGLKLRCDVIGLLNIYRHDPWDLPGLATIGEREWYFFVQRDRKPGSGGRPNRTTQKGFWKATGSDRKIFSSSNPKNIIGLKKTLVFYNGRAPRGCKTDWVMNEFRLPDTVSSSQDIVLCKIYRKATSLKVLEQRAAIDEEMKTTNQPMDTMSFCSENNELIMAAPITDQSPKFLITKDEVEEDILSITKNNPYDISLEIKGKSNCLSPNFLNGKGNLADIQVPKMSMDFSQDPVWMQLRSPWLDNFSLTPSAFVYNF, from the exons ATGGAGTTTGCACTGCCGGGCTTCCGCTTTCATCCAACCGAAGAAGAACTTCTTCAATTTTACCTTAAAAATAAGGTCCTCGGCTTGAAATTGCGTTGTGATGTTATTGGCCTTCTCAATATTTATCGTCATGATCCTTGGGATTTgccag GGTTGGCAACTATTGGCGAGAGAGAATGGTATTTTTTCGTGCAAAGAGACAGAAAACCTGGCAGTGGAGGGAGGCCTAATAGAActactcaaaagggattttggaaAGCAACTGGTTCTGATCGAAAAATATTTAGTTCGTCAAATCCCAAGAATATAATTGGCCTTAAGAAAACCCTGGTTTTCTATAATGGCAGAGCTCCCCGAGGCTGCAAGACTGATTGGGTTATGAATGAGTTTCGTTTACCTGATACTGTCTCCTCATCCCAG GACATAGTGTTGTGCAAAATATACAGGAAAGCAACTTCCCTAAAGGTTTTGGAACAGAGGGCTGCAATTGATGAAGAAATGAAGACCACAAATCAGCCAATGGACACCATGTCATTTTGCAGTGAAAATAATGAACTAATTATGGCAGCGCCAATAACTGATCAGAGCCCCAAATTCTTGATTACTAAGGATGAAGTTGAAGAAGATATATTATCAATTACTAAGAACAACCCTTATGATATTTCATTAGAAATCAAAGGCAAGAGTAATTGCTTAAGCCCAAACTTTCTGAACGGGAAAGGTAATTTGGCTGATATTCAAGTCCCAAAAATGAGCATGGATTTTAGTCAAGACCCTGTTTGGATGCAGTTACGTAGTCCTTGGCTTGACAATTTTAGTTTAACACCTTCAGCTTTTGTGTATAACTTTTAG